A window of the Plasmodium knowlesi strain H genome assembly, chromosome: 2 genome harbors these coding sequences:
- a CDS encoding pre-rRNA-processing protein TSR2, putative encodes MNDEVSNLLYEGINLIFEKWTVLRLAVTNNWGGPSSEEKKKKLIEYVHSYVLSASSPKHKLCDYLRDEMNTLFNVDIEDDSDIEVSDLILDLYSNLKKNNLDIIEKIKQIEVSDLTQCKENNLVEEAYDSGDAESGSDFSDEEQSESDYSAEDHSDGEK; translated from the exons ATGAATGATGAGGTGTCAAATTTGCTCTACGAAGGGATTAACCTGATTTTTGAGAAGTG GACTGTTCTCCGTTTGGCCGTGACGAACAACTGGGGAGGGCCGAGTtcggaagagaaaaaaaaaaaactaattgAATATGTTCACAGCTACGTGTTGTCGG CTAGCAGCCCAAAACACAAGCTGTGCGACTACTTGAGAGACGAAATGAACACCCTGTTCAACGTAGACATTGAGGATGACAGTGAT ATCGAAGTCTCCGATTTGATATTGGACCTGTACAGCAACTTGAAAAAGAACAACCTAGAcattatagaaaaaattaagcagaTAGAGGTATCCGACCTGACCCAATGCAAGGAAAACAACTTAGTGGAGGAGGCCTACGATTCTGGAGATGCCGAATCGGGAAGCGATTTTTCGGATGAAGAGCAGTCAGAGAGTGACTACTCGGCTGAAGACCATTctgatggagaaaaataa
- a CDS encoding aarp2 protein, putative, with the protein MDDKKKHHKKKKIGKKAKKKKISKGGNRGGKKNEVKKYHKAFAFSGGIRSAHRRKQHQFELEEKKLRVPRNFKECSKSSPLIVAIQGPKGVGKSTLLKSLIKHYVGVSINEVKGPISIITKALKRYTFIEVEDNILSMIDVAKISDLCLLVIDGSYGLELETLEFVSILNTHGLPKVIAVVTHMDKFKDSKSIRKRKKKLSKRFSEEMVEGAKIFFFSGIQSGKYNKTEVRNFSKFVSSVRRPHISWREQHGYVLGLRLDVDEVATEEEEEEDKRINSFLSKCDEQVCVHVEGFVYGSKIFNNQVLHIPNIGDVEIRDIKILQDPFLTDEQKKNPNVYAPMADVGNVAFDLDNMFIHIPKSKVNFTPGEALLGDSAENGKEIGGQSVGGSDEESGGESNGGADDPSARRDDERYMTEGIRMIRALQTSKYALCSNTGAEEEPLLFDGQEERNHRRKAPSNVFVSERQKKKKQAEKYVNEKVKEYTELEPILFGKKDAEDDYHYADGVSLSASGGEEDDKGNNDDDNNDVDNNDDDDSDYDSNDDDGSDDSDDDDDDDDDDDDNNDDKNDDDSDDDGDDGGDDDGNDDGNEDEEEDLGVNFANGREDQLAQELAFDNKANFETFIYDRRYIHRKNNHLYFKGDILVLMRRQEEGVQEEQDFLSLFSMDSVKEEKAQRLYSYMHEENYFLDEPDSFKWTKDEVFVFNNLTVSLGDIADEALAEQFFSRYRSLYEGCFAATDDAESDGEVGMASEEEVKKRDDNSGGEDKLGGEDQFGGGDIAMVGEEDGKASLKKEKAEREQKKEKYQETESIGVLNSNTYGSSVNIGEYIKLVFKIERKKLALMKKSIIICGGLQTYEEKESIIHCRVKKHRWFPKVLRSNDPMIISIGWRRYQSIPIYSINERNNVRIRFLKYTTEHMHCNCTFYGPVAGANNGILAIAKYNKVPYYRICFNGVTLETNANIKIMKKLKLIGEPYKIFKNTAFVKNMFNSDLEVCKFINCPVVTPSGIKGLIKSKLSENGNCRCTFADKIRISDIVILKLYVNVKIKNFFTYDVENKLRSINELRYIYNLYVNHKSNYRSVPFRHFYHSKIHINPKLIKELPYKSKPKLFSKMNNEEELKKQKQKKDDQINFQALENPKLASRWYQMLHTIKKNIVDKRKEKAKVSYHNKLKKTLMVEEAKNKVVKQRKKMSYRKGKTRTHP; encoded by the coding sequence ATGGATGACAAGAAGAAGCAtcacaagaagaaaaaaattgggaagaaggcgaagaagaagaaaataagcaAGGGAGGAAATCGcggtggaaagaaaaatgaagtgaaaaagTATCATAAGGCCTTCGCCTTCAGCGGAGGTATTCGAAGTGCCCacagaagaaaacaacaccAATTTGAGttagaggagaagaagttaaGGGTGCCAAGGAATTTTAAAGAATGCAGTAAAAGTAGCCCACTGATAGTGGCTATACAAGGTCCGAAAGGAGTTGGTAAAAGCACTCTTTTGAAAAGCCTCATTAAGCACTACGTTGGTGTATCCATCAATGAAGTAAAGGGGCCTATATCGATAATAACGAAGGCATTGAAAAGGTACACGTTCATAGAGGTGGAGGACAATATTTTAAGTATGATTGATGTTGCGAAAATTTCAGATCTTTGTCTGCTCGTTATCGATGGGAGCTATGGACTTGAACTGGAAACCCTTGAATTTGTAAGTATTTTGAATACCCATGGGTTGCCGAAGGTTATAGCTGTAGTTACCCACATGGACAAGTTTAAGGATAGTAAGAGTATccggaagaggaagaagaaattgagTAAGAGGTTTAGCGAAGAAATGGTCGAGGGggcaaaaatattcttttttagtGGAATTCAAAGTGGCAAATATAACAAAACGGAGGTTCGTAACTTTTCTAAATTCGTTTCGTCCGTAAGGAGACCACATATCTCTTGGAGGGAGCAGCATGGATACGTTTTGGGTTTGCGCTTAGATGTGGATGAGGTTGCaacggaagaagaagaggaggaggacaaGCGAATTAACTCCTTTCTCTCCAAATGTGATGAGCAAGTGTGTGTCCACGTGGAAGGATTCGTTTATGGatccaaaatttttaacaatcAAGTCTTACACATTCCTAATATCGGGGATGTAGAAATTAGGGATATTAAAATCTTGCAGGATCCGTTCCTTACAgatgaacagaagaaaaatccAAACGTATATGCCCCTATGGCAGATGTTGGTAATGTGGCATTCGACTTGGATAACATGTTTATACACATACCGAAGAGCAAGGTGAACTTCACGCCGGGGGAGGCTCTCCTTGGGGATAGTgcagaaaatggaaaggaaattgGTGGGCAGAGTGTAGGAGGAAGTGATGAAGAAAGTGGTGGAGAAAGTAACGGTGGGGCGGATGATCCCTCTGCCAGGCGGGATGATGAACGATACATGACGGAGGGCATACGCATGATTCGGGCTCTACAAACGTCAAAGTATGCCCTGTGTAGCAATACAGGCGCGGAGGAGGAGCCATTGCTATTCGATGGTCAGGAGGAAAGGAACCACCGAAGGAAGGCCCCCTCCAACGTGTTCGTTAGCGAACgacaaaagaagaagaagcaggcGGAGAAGTACGTTAACGAAAAGGTGAAGGAGTACACGGAGCTGGAGCCCATTTTGTTTGGGAAGAAGGACGCGGAGGACGACTACCACTACGCGGATGGAGTGAGTTTGTCGGCTAGCGGGGGAGAGGAAGACGACAAGGGCAACAATGACGATGACAACAATGATGTTGACaacaatgatgatgacgacagTGATTATGATAGTAACGACGATGATGGTAGTGACGACtcggatgatgatgacgatgatgacgatgatgacgacgacaACAACGATGATAAGAATGATGATGacagtgatgatgatggtgatgatggtggtgatgatgatggtaaCGATGATGGTAAcgaagatgaagaggaggacTTGGGCGTGAACTTCGCCAACGGCAGGGAGGACCAGCTGGCGCAGGAACTCGCCTTCGACAACAAAGCGAATTTTGAGACGTTCATTTATGACAGGCGCTACATCCACAGGAAGAACAACCACCTGTACTTCAAGGGGGATATCCTGGTGTTGATGCGGCGGCAGGAGGAGGGGGTGCAGGAGGAACAAGATTTCCTTAGCCTCTTCAGTATGGACTCggtgaaggaagagaaggcgCAACGACTATACAGCTACATGCATGAAGAGAACTACTTTCTAGACGAGCCGGATTCCTTTAAGTGGACTAAAGATGAAGTGTTCGTTTTTAACAACCTGACCGTGTCGTTAGGGGATATTGCGGATGAGGCCTTGGCGGAACAGTTCTTCTCGCGGTACAGGAGCCTGTACGAGGGGTGTTTTGCAGCGACCGATGATGCAGAGAGCGACGGAGAGGTGGGCATGGCCAGTGAAGAAGAGGTAAAGAAGCGAGACGACAATTCCGGAGGGGAAGATAAACTCGGAGGGGAAGACCAATTTGGAGGGGGTGATATTGCGATGGTGGGCGAAGAGGACGGGAAGGCCTCcctgaagaaggaaaaggcagaaagggaacagaagaaagaaaagtacCAAGAGACGGAGAGCATCGGTGTGTTAAACTCCAACACATACGGATCCTCTGTGAATATCGGTGAGTACATAAAACTGGTTTTCAAAATTGAGCGCAAAAAATTAGCACTGATGAAAAAGAGCATTATAATCTGTGGAGGATTACAAACgtatgaggagaaggagtcCATTATTCACTGCAGAGTAAAAAAGCATCGGTGGTTCCCAAAAGTATTAAGGTCCAACGACCCAATGATAATCTCGATAGGTTGGAGGAGGTACCAGAGTATCCCCATATATTCTATAAACGAGAGAAACAACGTAAGGATACGATTCTTAAAGTATACAACAGAACACATGCATTGTAATTGCACTTTTTATGGACCAGTGGCAGGTGCAAACAATGGAATTTTGGCAATCGCTAAGTATAACAAGGTACCCTACTACCGCATCTGCTTCAATGGAGTGACATTGGAGACGAatgcaaatataaaaataatgaaaaaactgAAACTCATTGGAGAGccatataaaatttttaaaaatacagcttttgtaaaaaatatgtttaacTCAGATTTGGAAGTATGCAAATTCATTAATTGTCCTGTGGTGACTCCGAGTGGAATAAAAGGATTGATTAAAAGTAAGCTCTCCGAAAATGGCAACTGCAGATGTACGTTTGCAGACAAAATTCGCATTAGCGACATTGTGATTCTGAAGCTCTACGTgaatgtgaaaataaaaaatttctttactTACGATGTGGAGAATAAACTGAGATCCATAAATGAGCTACGGTATATATACAATTTGTATGTTAACCACAAAAGTAATTATAGAAGCGTACCGTTTCgacatttttatcattcgaAAATACATATCAATCCAAAGCTGATAAAGGAACTTCCTTATAAATCGAAGCCTAAGTTATTtagcaaaatgaacaatgaggaagagttaaaaaaacagaaacaaaagaaagatgACCAGATTAACTTCCAGGCACTGGAAAATCCCAAGTTAGCTTCTCGCTGGTACCAAATGCTCCATACcattaaaaagaacatagtggacaagaggaaagaaaaggcaaaagtGTCTTACCATAACAAACTAAAAAAGACACTTATGGTGGAGGAAGCTAAGAACAAGGTCGTCAAGCAACGGAAGAAAATGTCTTATCGCAAGGGAAAGACGCGCACACACCCTTGA